From the genome of Methanoregula boonei 6A8:
GGCAAAGCTCTTCTACCTCACCCAGCGTCTCCCGATGACCAACCTGCTCTCGCTCGCATCCGATCTTATCCTCATTCTTGACCAGGATCTTTTTATCCAGGAGGCAAACAATCCGTTCCTCTCCTTTTTCCACCAGACCAAGGCGGCACTCAAAGGAGTACGGATAGAGCACTCCCCGCTTGCATCGTATTTTGGCGGTGAGCACCTTGCAGCCCTCACAAAAGCTTTGGAAGGAGAGGAGACTGCATTTGAGACCCGGTTTGAGAACGAGGGAAGTATCCGGTATTTCCGGACAAAATGTATTCCCCTTGTCTTTGAGGAAGGTGGGAGGGCGGCAGGTATCATCTTTGAGGATATCACAGAGATGAAGCAATACCAGCACGATCTGGAAGAACAGGTACGGCTTCGGACTGCGGAACTGGAGCAGACCAATACTGCTTTAAAAAAAGAGATCGCGGAGCACACCCGGGCAGAAGAGTCCCTGGCCAGGAACGAGCGTCGGCTTCGCCGTGCTGAGGGCGTGGCGCATTTTGGCAACTGGGAATATTACCATGAGGAAAAGAGGGTCTTTGTGTCGGAGGGCATGCGAACCCTGTACGGCATTTCCGGCAATGAACCAACCCTCGACGAACTCGGGCAGATCACGCTTCCTGAATATCGGCCCGTTCTTGGAGCTGCCGTCAGGGACCTGATCCGGGAGAATAAACCCTTCAATGTTGAATACCGGATCCAGAGGCCGGTGGATGGCACGGTAGTAGACGTCCAGTCCATTGCAGAATATGATCCGGCACGAAAGGCTGTTTTTGGTGTGGTTCATGATATTTCCGAGACCAAACGGGCAGAAGACGCGATCCGTAAGGCCACCAAACAGATACTGCTCTTAAACAGCGTGACCCGGCACGATATCCTCAACCAGCTCAACACCCTGCTCGCTTATCTTGATCTCACCAAAAAGTCCGCAGAAAGCAACCGGGCCATACTTGATCTTGTTCAAAGGGAGCAGAGCGTTGCAGAGACTATCCGGCGCCAGATCACATTTACCCGGGACTACCAGAGCATCGGGATCCAGCCGCCGCAATGGTACAATGTAAAGGCAACGGTAGCGCATATCCTTGAGACCACCGATCTCGGAGGGATATCGGTTTTTATAGACACCGCAAACCTTGAAGAGTATGCCGATTCCCTGATCGAGAAAGTCTACGCCAACCTTATTGATAATACCGTACGCCATGGCGGGAATGTTTCAGAGATACGTCTCAGTTATACCTACCGGGACGAGGATCTTGTTATCCTGTACGAAGATAACG
Proteins encoded in this window:
- a CDS encoding ATP-binding protein; amino-acid sequence: MERESEQERIRELLKGNPKGLTIEEVSKKLGLNRSTAAKYLTSLVVSGQADMRTLGPAKLFYLTQRLPMTNLLSLASDLILILDQDLFIQEANNPFLSFFHQTKAALKGVRIEHSPLASYFGGEHLAALTKALEGEETAFETRFENEGSIRYFRTKCIPLVFEEGGRAAGIIFEDITEMKQYQHDLEEQVRLRTAELEQTNTALKKEIAEHTRAEESLARNERRLRRAEGVAHFGNWEYYHEEKRVFVSEGMRTLYGISGNEPTLDELGQITLPEYRPVLGAAVRDLIRENKPFNVEYRIQRPVDGTVVDVQSIAEYDPARKAVFGVVHDISETKRAEDAIRKATKQILLLNSVTRHDILNQLNTLLAYLDLTKKSAESNRAILDLVQREQSVAETIRRQITFTRDYQSIGIQPPQWYNVKATVAHILETTDLGGISVFIDTANLEEYADSLIEKVYANLIDNTVRHGGNVSEIRLSYTYRDEDLVILYEDNGTGVSPDDKEQIFERGFGHNTGYGLFLVKEILSITGLSIKETGHYGKGARFEILVPKGAYRFPEPSL